The Triticum dicoccoides isolate Atlit2015 ecotype Zavitan chromosome 6A, WEW_v2.0, whole genome shotgun sequence genome has a window encoding:
- the LOC119318038 gene encoding probable tyrosine-protein phosphatase DSP2, with the protein MKLEVSPRQRTQEAEQNEGVAVEPWKHPKQLCASLGYGEAEEEEEEASRLVPPLNFGMVDDGVFRSGFPDAANFRFLASLNLRSVVYLCPEPYPEQNARFLGRSGIKLHHFGIQGRKEPFVDIPEETIREALKVILDVRNHPVLIHCKRGKHRTGCVVGCLRKLHKWRLSSVFDEYLHFAAAKARKTDQRFMELFDTSSLVHLLASQC; encoded by the exons ATGAAGCTGGAGGTGTCGCCGAGGCAGCGGACCCAAGAAGCAGAGCAGAACGAGGGCGTCGCCGTGGAGCCATGGAAGCACCCGAAGCAGCTCTGCGCTAGCCTGGGCtacggggaggcggaggaggaggaggaggaggcgtcacgGCTGGTGCCGCCGCTCAACTTCGGCATGGTCGACGACGGCGTCTTCCGGTCGGGGTTCCCCGACGCGGCCAACTTCCGGTTCCTCGCGTCCCTCAACCTGCGCTCCGTCGT GTACCTGTGCCCGGAGCCGTACCCGGAGCAGAacgcgcggttcctggggcgcagcGGGATCAAGCTCCACCACTTCGGAATCCAGGGCCGCAAG GAACCGTTTGTCGACATCCCCGAAGAAACGATCCGCGAGGCGCTCAAAGTCATCCTTG ACGTGAGAAACCACCCGGTGCTCATCCACTGCAAGAGAGGCAAG CACCGTACCGGCTGCGTGGTGGGCTGCCTGAGGAAGCTGCACAAGTGGCGCCTGTCCTCCGTCTTCGACGAGTACCTGCACTTCGCGGCGGCCAAGGCCAGGAAAACCGACCAGCGGTTCATGGAGCTCTTCGACACGTCAAGCCTGGTGCATCTGCTCGCCTCGCAGTGTTGA